From the Streptococcus oralis ATCC 35037 genome, one window contains:
- the ftsW gene encoding cell division peptidoglycan polymerase FtsW, translating into MKISKRHLLNYSILIPYFLLSILGLIVVYSTTSATLIEEGKSAFQLVRNQGIFWIASLILIALIYKLKLGFLRNGRLIFIVMIVEMVLLALARLVGTPVNGAYGWISVGPVTIQPAEYLKIIIIWYLAHRFSKQQGEIAVYDFQVLTQNQWLPRAFNDWRFVLLVLIGSLGIFPDLGNATILVLVALIMYTVSGIAYRWFSTILALLAGSSMLVLSVIRFVGVEKFSQIPVFGYVAKRFSAFFNPFNDLAGAGHQLANSYYAMVNGGWFGLGLGNSIEKRGYLPEAHTDFVFSIVIEEFGFVGASMILALLFFLILRIILVGIRAKDPFNSMVAIGVGGMILVQVFVNIGGISGLIPSTGVTFPFLSQGGNSLLVLSVAIALVLNIDASEKRAKLIREYENQTDENL; encoded by the coding sequence ATGAAAATTAGTAAAAGGCACCTACTAAACTATTCCATTTTGATTCCTTACTTCCTTTTATCGATTTTGGGGCTGATTGTGGTGTACTCGACAACGAGTGCAACCTTGATCGAAGAAGGAAAAAGTGCCTTTCAATTGGTGCGTAACCAGGGGATCTTCTGGATAGCTAGTTTGATTCTGATTGCCTTAATCTATAAATTAAAATTAGGTTTCCTAAGAAACGGTCGTCTCATCTTTATCGTAATGATTGTGGAGATGGTTCTTTTAGCTCTGGCGCGACTGGTCGGAACACCTGTCAATGGAGCATACGGATGGATTTCTGTAGGACCTGTAACGATTCAGCCTGCTGAGTACCTTAAGATTATCATCATCTGGTACCTGGCACATCGATTTTCAAAACAACAAGGTGAGATTGCGGTTTATGACTTCCAGGTTTTGACACAGAATCAGTGGCTACCTCGAGCTTTTAATGACTGGCGTTTTGTTCTGCTGGTTCTGATTGGTAGCTTGGGGATTTTCCCAGACTTGGGAAATGCGACCATCTTGGTCTTGGTGGCGCTCATCATGTATACGGTTAGTGGGATTGCCTATCGTTGGTTCTCGACCATTTTGGCTCTCTTGGCAGGGAGCTCAATGTTAGTCTTGTCTGTCATTCGCTTTGTTGGGGTTGAAAAGTTCTCTCAAATTCCTGTATTTGGTTACGTTGCTAAACGTTTTAGTGCCTTCTTTAATCCCTTTAATGACTTGGCGGGTGCAGGACACCAGCTCGCAAATTCTTACTATGCAATGGTAAATGGTGGCTGGTTCGGACTTGGATTAGGAAATTCCATTGAGAAACGTGGTTATCTGCCAGAAGCCCATACGGATTTCGTCTTTTCGATTGTCATCGAGGAGTTTGGATTCGTAGGAGCCAGTATGATTTTGGCTTTACTCTTCTTCTTGATTTTGCGAATCATCTTGGTTGGTATTCGAGCAAAGGATCCCTTTAACTCTATGGTTGCTATTGGTGTGGGAGGGATGATCCTTGTTCAGGTCTTTGTCAATATCGGTGGGATTTCAGGGTTGATTCCTTCTACAGGGGTAACCTTCCCCTTCCTTTCACAAGGTGGGAACAGTCTATTGGTATTATCCGTAGCCATCGCGCTTGTACTGAACATTGACGCAAGTGAAAAACGTGCCAAACTTATCAGAGAATACGAGAATCAAACCGATGAAAATCTGTAA
- the pepF gene encoding oligoendopeptidase F has protein sequence MVLQRHEINEKDTWDLSTIYPTDQAWEEALKDLTEKVQTASQYEGHLLDSADSLLEITEFSLDLERQVEKLYVYAHMKNDQDTREAKYQEYYAKAMTLYSQLEQAFSFYEPEFMEISEEQYAAFLEAQPKLQVYKHFFDKLLQKKDHVLSQREEELLAGAGEIFGSASETFAILDNADISFPYVLDDEGNEVQLSHGTYIRLMESKNREVRRGAYEALYATYEQFQHTYAKTLQTNVKVQNYRAKVRNYKSARHAALAANFVPESVYDNLVAAVRKHLPLLHRYLELRSKILGISDLKMYDVYTPLSSVDYSFTYEEALKKAEEALAVLGDDYLSRVKRAFSERWIDVYENQGKRSGAYSGGSYDTNAFMLLNWQDNLDNLFTLVHETGHSMHSSYTRETQPYVYGDYSIFLAEIASTTNENILTEKLLEEVEDDATRFAILNNFLDGFRGTVFRQTQFAEFEHAIHQADQNGEVLTSDFLNKLYADLNQEYYGLRKEDNPQIQYEWARIPHFYYNYYVYQYSTGFAAASALAEKIVHGSPEDRDRYIDYLKAGKSDYPLNVMRKAGVDMEKEDYLNDAFAVFERRLNEFEALVEKLGLA, from the coding sequence ATGGTATTACAACGACATGAAATAAATGAAAAAGATACATGGGATCTTTCAACAATCTACCCAACAGACCAGGCTTGGGAAGAAGCCTTGAAAGATTTAACTGAAAAAGTACAAACAGCATCTCAGTATGAGGGGCATCTCCTGGATAGCGCAGACAGTTTGCTTGAGATTACAGAATTCTCACTTGACTTGGAACGCCAAGTTGAAAAGCTTTATGTCTATGCGCATATGAAAAATGACCAGGACACACGTGAAGCCAAGTATCAAGAGTACTATGCTAAGGCAATGACCCTATACAGTCAGTTAGAACAAGCCTTTTCATTCTATGAACCTGAGTTTATGGAGATTAGCGAAGAACAGTATGCGGCCTTCCTAGAAGCTCAACCAAAACTCCAAGTTTACAAGCACTTTTTTGACAAGCTCTTGCAAAAGAAAGACCATGTTCTTTCGCAACGTGAGGAAGAATTGCTTGCTGGAGCAGGAGAAATCTTTGGTTCTGCTAGTGAAACCTTCGCTATTTTGGACAATGCGGATATTAGCTTCCCATACGTGCTTGATGACGAAGGCAATGAAGTGCAACTCTCACACGGTACTTACATCCGTTTGATGGAGTCTAAAAACCGTGAAGTGCGTCGTGGTGCCTATGAAGCCCTTTATGCGACATACGAGCAATTTCAACACACTTATGCTAAGACTTTGCAGACAAATGTTAAGGTGCAAAACTACCGAGCAAAAGTTCGCAACTATAAGAGTGCTCGCCATGCAGCCCTTGCAGCAAACTTTGTTCCAGAAAGTGTCTATGATAATCTAGTAGCAGCAGTTCGCAAGCATTTGCCACTCTTGCATCGTTACCTAGAACTTCGTTCTAAAATCTTGGGGATTTCCGACCTCAAGATGTACGATGTCTACACACCGCTTTCGTCAGTAGATTATAGCTTTACCTACGAAGAAGCCTTGAAAAAGGCAGAAGAGGCCTTGGCGGTTTTAGGTGACGACTACTTGAGCCGTGTCAAACGTGCCTTCAGTGAGCGTTGGATTGATGTCTATGAAAACCAAGGCAAGCGTTCTGGTGCCTACTCTGGTGGTTCTTATGATACCAATGCCTTTATGCTTCTCAACTGGCAGGACAATCTAGACAATCTTTTTACCCTTGTCCATGAGACAGGTCACAGTATGCACTCCAGCTATACTCGTGAAACCCAACCTTATGTTTACGGAGATTATTCTATCTTCTTGGCTGAGATTGCCTCAACGACTAACGAAAATATCTTGACAGAGAAATTGTTGGAAGAAGTAGAAGACGATGCGACTCGTTTTGCAATTCTCAATAACTTCCTAGACGGTTTCCGTGGAACAGTCTTCCGTCAAACTCAATTCGCTGAGTTTGAACATGCTATCCACCAAGCAGACCAAAATGGAGAAGTCTTGACAAGTGATTTCCTCAATAAGCTCTACGCTGACTTGAACCAAGAGTACTATGGACTCAGAAAGGAAGACAATCCTCAGATCCAATACGAGTGGGCGCGCATTCCACACTTCTACTATAACTACTATGTTTATCAGTATTCAACAGGTTTTGCAGCTGCTTCAGCCTTGGCTGAAAAGATTGTCCATGGTAGTCCAGAAGATCGTGACCGCTATATCGACTATCTCAAAGCAGGTAAGTCAGACTATCCACTCAATGTTATGAGAAAAGCGGGAGTGGATATGGAAAAAGAAGACTATCTCAACGACGCCTTTGCAGTCTTTGAACGTCGCTTGAACGAGTTTGAAGCCCTTGTTGAAAAATTGGGACTAGCTTAA
- a CDS encoding competence protein CoiA yields MFVARDAKGNLVNALEKDVTKQAYTCPACGGGLRLRQGQSIRTHFAHERLRDCMAIFENESPEHLGNKEALYHWAKKDSQVALEYSLPEIQQVADVLVNEKLALEVQCSPLSQKLLGDRSQGYRSQGYQVIWLLGEKLWLKERLTQLQRGFLYFSQNMGFYVWELDLKKQVLRLKYLLHQDLRGKLHFQVKEFPYGKGNLLEILRFPYQKQKLPRFAVVQDPTICHYIRQQLYYQTSYWMKKQEEAYYQGDNLLNHQLDDWYPQVRPIESGDFLQIETDLTSYYRNFQAYYQKNPKNNRQKLYPPAFYHLYFSKNVVK; encoded by the coding sequence ATGTTTGTAGCCAGAGATGCCAAGGGGAATTTGGTGAATGCCCTTGAAAAAGATGTGACCAAGCAAGCCTATACTTGTCCAGCCTGTGGGGGCGGACTACGATTACGTCAAGGACAGAGTATTCGAACGCACTTTGCCCATGAAAGGTTAAGAGATTGTATGGCCATTTTTGAAAATGAAAGTCCAGAACACTTGGGCAACAAAGAGGCCCTTTATCACTGGGCCAAGAAGGACAGTCAGGTCGCCTTAGAATATAGTCTGCCTGAGATTCAGCAGGTTGCGGATGTTCTTGTCAATGAGAAACTAGCTCTGGAGGTTCAGTGCAGCCCCTTGTCTCAAAAGCTTTTAGGTGATAGAAGCCAAGGATACCGTAGCCAAGGCTATCAGGTTATCTGGCTACTGGGAGAAAAACTCTGGTTAAAAGAGCGATTAACACAATTGCAAAGGGGATTTCTCTATTTTAGTCAAAATATGGGTTTCTATGTTTGGGAACTGGATCTCAAAAAACAAGTTTTGAGACTCAAATATCTTTTGCATCAGGACCTACGTGGCAAGCTTCATTTTCAGGTCAAAGAATTTCCCTATGGAAAAGGAAATCTCTTGGAAATCCTACGATTTCCTTATCAAAAACAAAAACTGCCTCGTTTTGCAGTTGTGCAAGATCCCACTATCTGTCACTACATTCGCCAGCAGTTGTACTACCAAACGTCCTACTGGATGAAGAAGCAGGAGGAAGCTTATTATCAAGGAGACAATCTATTAAACCATCAACTGGACGACTGGTATCCCCAGGTCAGACCGATAGAGTCAGGTGATTTTTTGCAGATTGAAACGGATTTGACTAGCTATTATAGAAATTTTCAGGCTTACTATCAAAAAAATCCGAAAAATAATCGCCAAAAGCTCTATCCACCAGCCTTTTATCACTTATATTTCTCAAAAAATGTGGTAAAATAG
- a CDS encoding O-methyltransferase, producing MVESYSKNANHNMRRPVVKEEIVELMRQRQKQVIGSLKELETFARKENIPIIPHETVAYFRFLMETIQPKNILEIGTAIGFSALLMAEHAPDAKITTIDRNPEMIGFAKENFAKFDSRQQITLLEGDAVDVLSTLTETYDFVFMDSAKSKYIVFLPEILKHLEVGGVVVLDDIFQGGDVAKDIMEVRRGQRTIYRGLQRLFDATLDNPDLTATLVPLGDGILMLRKNLAEVELPESE from the coding sequence ATGGTAGAGTCTTATAGTAAAAATGCCAATCACAATATGCGACGTCCCGTCGTCAAGGAAGAAATCGTAGAACTCATGCGCCAGCGTCAAAAGCAGGTGATAGGTTCTTTGAAAGAATTGGAGACCTTCGCTCGCAAGGAGAACATTCCCATCATTCCTCATGAGACAGTTGCTTATTTCCGTTTTCTCATGGAGACCATACAGCCCAAGAACATTTTGGAAATTGGGACAGCTATTGGCTTTTCTGCCCTCTTGATGGCAGAACATGCGCCAGATGCAAAGATTACAACCATTGACCGTAATCCTGAGATGATCGGTTTTGCCAAGGAGAACTTTGCCAAGTTTGACAGTCGTCAGCAAATCACTCTTTTAGAGGGAGATGCAGTAGATGTTTTATCTACTCTGACAGAAACTTATGACTTTGTCTTTATGGATTCGGCCAAGTCCAAGTATATCGTCTTTCTGCCTGAAATCCTTAAACATTTGGAAGTCGGTGGAGTAGTGGTCTTGGATGATATTTTTCAAGGAGGAGATGTTGCCAAGGACATCATGGAAGTCCGCCGAGGTCAACGAACCATTTACCGTGGTTTGCAAAGACTTTTCGATGCAACTTTGGACAATCCAGATCTAACAGCAACTCTAGTTCCGCTTGGAGACGGCATTCTCATGCTACGAAAGAATCTAGCAGAAGTAGAGCTTCCTGAGAGCGAATGA
- the tehB gene encoding SAM-dependent methyltransferase TehB yields the protein MEKLIAYKRMPLWNKQTMPEAVQQKHNTKVGTWGKITVLKGALKFIELTEDGEVLAEHLFEAGAGNPMAQPQAWHRVEAATDDVEWYLEFYCKPEDYFPKKYQTNPVHSEVLEAMQTVKPGRALDLGCGQGRNSLFLAQNGFDVTAVDQNELSLEILQSIVEQEDLDMPVGLYDINSASISQDYDFIVSTVVLMFLQADRIPAIIQNMQEHTTVGGYNLIVCAMDTEDYPCSVNFPFTFKEGELADYYKDWELVKYNENPGHLHRRDENGNRIQLRFATMLAKKIK from the coding sequence ATGGAAAAATTAATTGCCTATAAACGGATGCCCTTGTGGAATAAACAGACCATGCCTGAAGCAGTTCAGCAAAAGCACAATACCAAGGTCGGCACTTGGGGAAAAATTACTGTCTTAAAGGGGGCACTCAAGTTTATTGAGTTGACAGAAGATGGTGAGGTTCTAGCTGAGCACCTCTTTGAGGCAGGAGCTGGCAATCCCATGGCTCAACCGCAAGCCTGGCACCGAGTAGAGGCTGCCACTGATGATGTAGAATGGTACTTGGAATTTTATTGTAAACCTGAGGATTATTTCCCTAAGAAATACCAGACCAATCCAGTCCATTCGGAAGTCTTAGAGGCTATGCAGACGGTGAAACCAGGAAGAGCCTTGGATTTGGGTTGTGGTCAGGGGCGTAACTCTCTCTTTCTCGCACAGAATGGTTTTGATGTGACAGCTGTGGATCAAAATGAATTGTCCCTTGAAATCTTGCAAAGCATTGTGGAACAAGAGGATCTAGACATGCCTGTCGGACTTTATGATATCAATTCAGCCAGCATTAGCCAAGACTATGATTTTATCGTTTCAACAGTTGTTCTGATGTTCCTACAAGCGGACCGCATTCCAGCTATTATCCAAAATATGCAGGAGCACACCACAGTCGGTGGCTACAATCTCATCGTCTGTGCCATGGACACGGAGGATTATCCTTGCTCGGTTAACTTCCCATTCACCTTTAAAGAAGGGGAGTTGGCGGACTACTACAAAGATTGGGAATTGGTCAAGTATAATGAAAATCCAGGACATCTGCACCGTCGTGATGAAAATGGTAATCGCATTCAACTACGCTTTGCGACTATGTTAGCCAAAAAAATCAAGTAA
- the prsA gene encoding peptidylprolyl isomerase PrsA has translation MKKKLMAGAITLLSVATLAACSNSSEGKDLISMKGDVITEHQFFEEVKNNPTAQQVLLNMTIQKVFEQQYGSEVTDKDVDDAVAEEQKKYGDSYNSVLQRAGMTPETRKAQIRTSKLVELAVKKAAESELTDEAYQKAFESYTPDVTAQIIRLDNEDKAKEVLEKAKAEGADFAQLAKDNSNDDKTKENGGEITFDSASTELPEQVKKAAFALDVNGVSDVITATGTQAYSSQFYIIKVTKKTEKSSNIEDYKEKLKTIILTQKQNDSAFVQGVIGKELQAANIKVKDQSFQNIFTQYIGGGDSSSSSSSSSN, from the coding sequence ATGAAGAAAAAACTTATGGCAGGAGCCATCACACTTTTATCAGTAGCAACACTTGCAGCTTGTTCAAACAGTTCTGAAGGAAAAGATTTGATCAGCATGAAGGGCGATGTGATTACAGAGCATCAATTCTTTGAAGAAGTAAAGAACAATCCAACTGCACAACAAGTCTTGCTCAATATGACCATCCAAAAAGTATTTGAACAACAATATGGGTCGGAGGTAACGGATAAAGATGTGGATGATGCCGTTGCTGAAGAACAAAAGAAATACGGCGATAGCTACAACAGCGTGCTTCAACGTGCAGGTATGACACCTGAGACTCGTAAAGCTCAAATCCGTACCAGCAAATTGGTTGAATTAGCGGTTAAGAAGGCTGCAGAGAGCGAGTTGACAGACGAAGCCTACCAAAAAGCTTTTGAGTCTTACACACCAGATGTAACAGCTCAAATCATCCGTTTGGATAATGAAGACAAGGCAAAAGAAGTACTTGAGAAAGCTAAAGCAGAAGGTGCGGATTTTGCTCAGTTGGCAAAAGACAACTCTAACGACGATAAAACAAAAGAAAATGGTGGAGAAATCACTTTTGACTCTGCTTCTACAGAACTTCCAGAACAAGTCAAGAAAGCAGCCTTTGCCTTGGATGTGAACGGGGTTTCTGATGTGATTACAGCTACTGGAACACAAGCCTACAGTAGTCAGTTCTACATCATCAAAGTAACGAAAAAAACAGAAAAATCTTCTAATATAGAGGATTACAAAGAAAAATTGAAGACCATCATCTTGACTCAAAAACAAAATGATTCAGCTTTTGTTCAAGGAGTAATTGGTAAAGAATTGCAAGCAGCAAACATCAAGGTTAAAGACCAATCATTCCAAAACATCTTCACCCAATACATCGGTGGTGGTGACTCAAGCTCAAGCAGCAGCTCTTCATCTAACTAG